In the genome of Hymenobacter cellulosivorans, one region contains:
- a CDS encoding DUF2461 domain-containing protein, with the protein MLHAATFTFLADLRANNNKAWLDANRPAYEAAKADFLALVTEVLSQLEAQDPAIAESHLQPKKCVFRLNRDIRFSNDKTPYKTNFGAWFNAGGKAAASAGYYLNLEPGGSFVAGGMYMPEAKVLATLRQEIDYNLPAFEALLHAPEFRRYFSGLSQEHTLQRPPKGYDAANPALAYLKLKSFTASHPLPDAALQRPGVSQQITAAFGALQPLIYFLNQGLD; encoded by the coding sequence ATGCTGCACGCTGCCACCTTCACCTTTCTGGCCGACTTACGCGCCAATAACAACAAGGCCTGGCTCGACGCCAACCGGCCGGCCTACGAAGCCGCCAAAGCCGACTTTCTGGCGCTGGTAACCGAAGTACTGAGCCAGCTCGAAGCCCAGGACCCAGCCATTGCCGAGTCGCACCTGCAGCCCAAGAAGTGCGTATTTCGCCTTAACCGGGACATCCGCTTCTCGAATGACAAGACGCCCTACAAAACCAACTTTGGGGCCTGGTTTAACGCCGGGGGCAAGGCGGCGGCCTCGGCCGGCTACTACCTCAACCTGGAGCCCGGCGGCTCTTTCGTGGCGGGCGGCATGTACATGCCCGAGGCCAAAGTGCTGGCTACCCTGCGCCAGGAAATCGACTACAACCTGCCCGCCTTCGAGGCCCTGCTGCACGCCCCCGAATTCCGCCGCTACTTTTCCGGCCTGAGTCAGGAGCACACCCTGCAGCGCCCGCCCAAGGGCTACGACGCGGCCAACCCGGCCCTGGCCTACCTCAAGCTCAAAAGCTTTACCGCCTCCCATCCCTTGCCCGACGCGGCCCTGCAGCGCCCCGGCGTAAGTCAGCAGATTACGGCGGCCTTCGGTGCTTTGCAGCCGCTTATTTATTTCCTGAACCAGGGCCTGGACTAG
- a CDS encoding hydrolase, whose product MKPSPQLLTPTNHALVLIDFEGQMAFATKSISLTELRTNTAIIAGASRIFSVPTIVTTVAEEAFSGPVFPEIEEFYPQATSNYLDRTTMNTWEDEPAYRAITATGKPKVVLAGLWTGVCIVGPALSALAEGYEVYVVADACGDVSTEAHERAMQRMIHAGVRPITAVQYLLELQRDWARQETYAAVTDLMKKYGAGYGLGIQYAHRMLKHEAAVSE is encoded by the coding sequence ATGAAACCCTCGCCCCAGCTGCTTACGCCCACGAATCACGCCCTGGTTCTGATTGACTTTGAAGGGCAGATGGCCTTTGCCACCAAGAGCATCAGCCTCACCGAGCTGCGCACCAACACGGCCATTATTGCCGGTGCCTCGCGCATTTTCTCGGTGCCCACCATCGTCACTACCGTAGCCGAGGAGGCGTTCAGCGGGCCGGTGTTTCCCGAAATCGAGGAGTTCTACCCCCAGGCGACGTCCAACTACCTCGACCGCACCACGATGAACACCTGGGAAGACGAGCCCGCCTACCGCGCCATTACGGCCACGGGCAAGCCCAAAGTCGTGCTGGCCGGCCTCTGGACCGGCGTCTGCATCGTGGGCCCGGCCCTGTCGGCGTTGGCCGAGGGCTACGAGGTGTACGTGGTGGCCGATGCCTGCGGCGACGTATCGACGGAAGCCCACGAGCGGGCCATGCAGCGCATGATTCACGCCGGCGTGCGGCCCATTACGGCCGTGCAGTACCTGCTGGAGCTGCAGCGCGACTGGGCCCGGCAGGAAACCTACGCGGCCGTAACGGACCTGATGAAAAAGTACGGCGCCGGCTACGGCCTGGGCATTCAGTACGCCCACCGCATGCTCAAGCACGAAGCCGCCGTCAGCGAGTAG
- a CDS encoding alpha/beta hydrolase → MHQEPIHTAGQPLATATKALVLLHGRGGSAADILSLARHLAVPDFALLAPQATQHTWYPYSFLAPPAHNEPGLSAALSAVGRAVAEARQHDIPLENIYLLGFSQGACLTLEYVARHAARYGGVAAFTGGLIGDQLYLENYAGDFAGTPIYLGSSDPDPHVPAGRVRASTQVLRGLGAAVTEQIYPHMGHTITPAEISEVNRLLFGAAS, encoded by the coding sequence ATGCATCAAGAACCGATTCACACCGCTGGCCAGCCCCTGGCTACGGCCACCAAGGCCCTGGTGCTGCTGCACGGCCGCGGCGGCAGCGCGGCCGACATTCTCTCCCTGGCCCGCCACCTGGCCGTGCCCGATTTTGCCCTGCTCGCGCCCCAGGCCACCCAGCACACCTGGTACCCCTACTCCTTCCTGGCCCCGCCCGCGCACAATGAGCCGGGATTGTCAGCGGCCCTGAGCGCCGTGGGCCGGGCCGTGGCCGAGGCCCGACAGCACGACATTCCGCTGGAAAACATCTACCTGCTCGGCTTCTCCCAGGGCGCCTGCCTCACGCTCGAATACGTGGCCCGCCACGCGGCCCGCTACGGGGGCGTGGCAGCCTTTACCGGCGGCCTCATCGGCGACCAGCTCTACCTCGAAAACTACGCCGGCGACTTTGCCGGCACGCCCATCTACCTGGGCAGCAGCGACCCGGACCCCCACGTGCCGGCCGGGCGGGTGCGGGCCTCCACCCAGGTGCTGCGCGGCCTGGGCGCCGCCGTCACCGAGCAGATTTACCCCCACATGGGCCACACCATCACGCCGGCCGAAATCAGCGAGGTCAACCGGCTGCTGTTCGGCGCGGCCTCCTAG
- a CDS encoding META domain-containing protein has protein sequence MLYSSTIRPAALTLLLGLGACSLDLNERPNANNDATASTVPAATLQEVRWVLVELDGQPATAAAETPYLVLQGGRARAEGRAGCNKFSGPYKLAEAGRLRLGPLVTTRSICPDQATEISFLQALNQAQQYRISGSTLRLYAADTLGTPLARLKAVAAE, from the coding sequence ATGCTGTATTCTTCTACCATTCGCCCCGCGGCATTGACGCTGCTGCTGGGCCTGGGCGCCTGCAGCCTCGACCTCAACGAGCGGCCCAATGCCAACAACGACGCTACCGCCTCCACCGTGCCAGCTGCTACCCTGCAGGAAGTGCGCTGGGTGCTGGTAGAACTCGATGGACAACCGGCTACGGCCGCCGCCGAAACGCCCTACCTGGTGCTGCAGGGCGGCCGGGCCCGGGCCGAGGGCCGCGCCGGCTGCAACAAGTTTTCGGGCCCCTACAAGCTGGCCGAAGCCGGCCGCCTGCGCCTGGGGCCCCTGGTCACGACCCGCAGCATCTGCCCCGACCAAGCCACTGAAATCAGCTTTCTGCAGGCTCTCAACCAGGCCCAGCAGTACCGCATCAGCGGCAGCACCCTGCGCCTTTACGCCGCCGATACCCTGGGCACCCCGCTGGCCCGGCTCAAGGCTGTGGCCGCTGAATAG
- a CDS encoding GNAT family N-acetyltransferase, with product MIQLLPLHDDQAPAFHRWISDPEVVLYSLSAFQAMTTLEQVAEWLRLTLQDTKSLNLGVYLAPTNELIGYAGISNISRINRAGEYFILLGEKRYWGQGIGTAVTRQVVSRGFQDLGLQRIMLTVSVPNEGGVKAYQRAGFQLEGRLRKACYRHNAFHDKLVMSVLREEWLAESEAAG from the coding sequence ATGATCCAACTGCTGCCCTTGCACGATGACCAGGCCCCGGCTTTCCACCGCTGGATCAGTGACCCCGAAGTTGTCCTCTATTCCCTGTCGGCTTTTCAGGCTATGACTACCCTGGAGCAGGTAGCGGAATGGCTCCGCCTCACGCTGCAGGATACCAAAAGCCTTAATCTGGGCGTTTACCTGGCCCCAACCAACGAGTTGATTGGGTACGCGGGTATCTCCAATATTTCCCGGATTAACCGCGCCGGGGAGTACTTTATTCTGCTGGGCGAGAAGCGCTACTGGGGCCAGGGCATCGGCACGGCCGTTACGCGGCAGGTTGTCAGCCGGGGCTTTCAGGACCTGGGCTTGCAGCGCATCATGCTCACGGTGTCCGTACCGAACGAGGGTGGGGTAAAGGCCTATCAGCGGGCTGGCTTTCAGCTGGAAGGCCGCTTGCGCAAGGCCTGTTACCGCCACAATGCCTTTCACGACAAGTTGGTGATGTCCGTCTTGCGGGAAGAGTGGCTGGCCGAGTCGGAGGCCGCAGGGTAG
- a CDS encoding CusA/CzcA family heavy metal efflux RND transporter, whose amino-acid sequence MLDRIIHFSIHNKLLIGLLTLALVAWGSYSVLHLPIDAVPDITNNQVQVITQTPSLGAPDVERLVTFPIEQAIATVPGVEEVRSFSRFGLSVVTIVFPDDTDIYWARAQVSERLREAERQIPPGTGTPELAPVTTGLGEIYQYVLHAKTGFERKYSRTELRTLQDWLVRRQLLGTPGVAEVSSFGGYVKQYEVALDPERLRSLNVTVAEVYKALEQNNQNTGGAYIDKNPAAYFIRTEGLAASLDDVGRMVVRAPGPATPVPILVRDVAQVGFGHAVRYGLMTRNQEGEVVGGLVLMLKGANSSAVIQAVKQRMATIQKTLPEGVVIEPFLDRTKLVDQAIGTVTKNLAEGALIVIFVLVLFLGHWRAGLVVASVIPLAMFFALGLMRLFGVSGNLLSLGAIDFGLIVDGAVIIVEAIVHRIATRPARPDNALLTRPEMDAEVYQAASGIRSSAAFGEIIILIVYLPLLALGGIEGKMFRPMAQTVGFAILGAFILSLTYVPMMSALALSRQPARHGFSDRILDQLAGRYQRVVAWALEAKALILGAALLLLVGAGLLFRTLGGEFIPTLEEGDFAVETRVLPGSSISYTAEKAQQAAGLLLKHFPEVKEVVAKVGSSEIPTDPMPPEACDLIIVLKDRADWTSADNREELAERMAARLSTIPGVTFGFQQPIQMRFNELISGAKQDVVIKIFGEDLQQLDDYAQQVGHLVGSLPGATDLYVERATGQTQLVVRLKRDQLAQYGLSVADVNRTVQTAFAGQTAGQVFEQERRFDLVVRLHENARQDISNLRQLFVATPDGRQVPLEQVADVALVSGPSQIQRDDAQRRIVVGFNVRGRDVESVVEQVQQRLDKSLKLAPGYHLTYGGQFENLQSARARLLLAVPVALLLIFLLLYATFHSVSQAIMIFTAIPLSAIGGVLALWLRGMPFSISAGVGFIALFGVAVLNGIVLIGYFNQLRAEGITDLRTRILAGTHVRLRPVLMTATVASLGFLPMALSNSAGGEVQKPLATVVIGGLVTATLLTLLVLPVLYYLEETWTANRRSTPPAPSRLGPAGPAGMVLLAMLLPTWVQGQPPARSGGETLNATQAITAALAASGTVLGAQQQLAARQAAVRAARDIGRTTIQGSYGQYNSIQNDNQFTISQPLAWPGYYRALTELAQTQVGTQQQQLTLARAELTRQVRQQYETAVHARHRLRALRSQDSLYSAFVRAAELRFRTGETARLEVASALVQQGETRLRLAQARTEYQVATRQLQALLQRAEPVALADSTLILLAPKILAAPGDTTALAHSPLLQVVQQQIASAQAETRAVQAQGKPGLSVGYFNQSLIGPQVVDGVTRHYGATDRFQGVQATVAVPLVAGPQKARVQAARLQEQVAVTGLRRYRAELGGRLATLLTQRTEQQQRLAFYEQTGLPQAAVITRLATKAFKAGETNYSEYLLSLDRALRLRTDYLDVLLQHNQTVIELDFLLSPAE is encoded by the coding sequence ATGCTCGACCGAATTATTCACTTTTCCATTCACAACAAGCTGCTCATCGGCCTGCTGACCCTGGCCCTGGTGGCCTGGGGCAGCTACTCGGTGCTGCACCTGCCCATCGATGCCGTGCCCGACATCACCAACAACCAGGTGCAGGTCATCACCCAAACGCCGTCCTTGGGCGCGCCCGACGTGGAGCGGCTCGTCACGTTTCCCATTGAGCAGGCCATTGCCACCGTGCCGGGCGTGGAGGAGGTCCGCTCCTTTTCCCGCTTCGGGCTTTCGGTCGTCACCATCGTCTTTCCCGACGACACCGACATTTACTGGGCCCGGGCCCAGGTGAGTGAGCGGCTGCGCGAGGCCGAGCGCCAGATTCCGCCCGGCACGGGCACGCCCGAGCTGGCTCCGGTTACGACGGGCCTGGGCGAAATTTACCAGTACGTGCTGCACGCCAAGACCGGCTTCGAGCGAAAATACTCCCGCACTGAGCTGCGTACGTTGCAGGACTGGCTCGTGCGCCGCCAGCTGCTGGGCACGCCCGGAGTGGCCGAGGTCAGCAGCTTCGGCGGCTACGTGAAGCAGTACGAAGTAGCCCTCGACCCCGAGCGTCTGCGCAGCCTCAACGTGACGGTGGCCGAGGTGTATAAGGCCCTGGAGCAGAACAACCAGAATACCGGTGGGGCCTACATCGACAAGAACCCGGCGGCCTACTTTATCCGCACCGAGGGCCTGGCCGCCTCCCTCGACGACGTGGGCCGCATGGTGGTGCGGGCCCCCGGCCCAGCTACACCGGTGCCTATTCTGGTGCGCGACGTGGCCCAGGTGGGCTTCGGGCACGCCGTGCGCTACGGCCTGATGACCCGCAACCAGGAAGGCGAAGTGGTGGGCGGCCTGGTGCTCATGCTCAAGGGCGCCAACTCCTCGGCCGTTATTCAGGCCGTCAAGCAGCGCATGGCAACCATCCAGAAAACCCTGCCCGAGGGCGTGGTCATTGAGCCGTTTCTGGACCGCACCAAGCTCGTGGACCAGGCCATTGGCACCGTGACCAAGAACCTGGCCGAGGGCGCACTGATTGTGATTTTCGTGCTGGTCTTGTTTCTGGGCCACTGGCGGGCCGGGTTGGTGGTAGCCTCGGTGATTCCGCTGGCCATGTTTTTTGCCCTGGGCCTGATGCGGCTCTTTGGCGTATCGGGCAACCTGCTCAGCCTGGGCGCCATCGACTTTGGGCTGATTGTGGACGGGGCCGTGATTATCGTGGAGGCCATTGTGCACCGCATTGCCACCCGCCCGGCCCGGCCCGATAACGCCCTACTTACCCGCCCCGAAATGGACGCCGAGGTCTACCAGGCCGCCAGCGGCATCCGCTCCTCAGCCGCCTTTGGCGAAATCATCATTCTGATTGTGTATTTGCCCTTGCTGGCCTTGGGCGGCATTGAGGGCAAGATGTTCCGGCCCATGGCCCAAACCGTGGGCTTCGCCATCCTGGGCGCCTTTATTCTGAGCCTGACCTACGTGCCGATGATGTCGGCTCTGGCGCTGAGCCGGCAACCGGCCCGCCACGGCTTCTCCGACCGAATCCTGGACCAGCTGGCCGGGCGCTACCAGCGGGTCGTGGCCTGGGCCCTGGAGGCCAAAGCCCTGATTCTGGGCGCGGCCCTGCTGCTGCTGGTTGGCGCCGGGCTGCTGTTTCGCACCTTGGGCGGCGAGTTTATCCCGACGCTGGAGGAAGGCGACTTTGCCGTTGAAACCCGGGTGCTGCCGGGCTCTTCCATCAGCTACACCGCCGAAAAAGCCCAGCAGGCGGCCGGTTTACTGCTCAAGCACTTTCCTGAGGTCAAGGAGGTGGTGGCCAAGGTGGGCTCTTCGGAAATTCCCACGGACCCCATGCCGCCCGAAGCCTGTGACTTGATTATCGTGCTCAAGGACCGGGCGGACTGGACTTCGGCCGACAACCGCGAGGAGCTGGCCGAGCGGATGGCCGCGCGGCTGAGCACGATTCCCGGCGTCACGTTCGGGTTTCAGCAGCCCATTCAGATGCGCTTCAACGAGCTGATTTCGGGGGCCAAGCAGGACGTGGTCATCAAGATTTTCGGGGAAGATTTGCAGCAGCTCGATGACTACGCCCAGCAAGTAGGCCACCTGGTGGGCAGCCTGCCCGGGGCTACCGACCTGTACGTGGAGCGGGCCACGGGCCAGACCCAGCTCGTGGTCCGCCTCAAGCGTGACCAGCTGGCCCAGTACGGCCTGTCGGTGGCCGACGTGAACCGTACCGTGCAAACCGCCTTCGCCGGCCAGACGGCCGGCCAGGTATTCGAGCAGGAGCGCCGCTTTGATTTGGTGGTGCGCCTGCACGAAAACGCCCGGCAGGACATCAGCAACCTGCGCCAGCTCTTCGTGGCCACTCCCGACGGCCGCCAGGTCCCGCTGGAGCAGGTGGCCGACGTGGCTCTGGTATCGGGCCCGAGCCAGATTCAGCGCGACGATGCCCAGCGCCGCATCGTGGTGGGCTTCAACGTGCGGGGCCGCGACGTGGAAAGCGTGGTCGAGCAGGTGCAACAGCGCCTCGACAAAAGCCTGAAGCTGGCCCCGGGCTACCACCTCACCTACGGCGGGCAGTTCGAGAATCTGCAGTCGGCCCGGGCCCGGCTGCTGCTGGCCGTGCCGGTGGCGTTGCTGCTCATCTTCTTGTTGCTCTACGCCACGTTTCACTCCGTTAGTCAGGCCATTATGATCTTCACTGCTATTCCGCTCTCGGCTATTGGCGGAGTGCTGGCTTTGTGGTTGCGGGGCATGCCGTTCAGTATTTCGGCCGGGGTAGGCTTTATTGCCTTGTTCGGGGTGGCCGTACTCAACGGCATTGTGCTCATCGGCTACTTCAACCAACTCCGGGCCGAGGGCATCACCGATTTGCGCACCCGCATCCTGGCCGGCACCCACGTGCGCCTGCGCCCGGTGCTGATGACGGCCACCGTGGCTTCCCTGGGCTTTCTGCCCATGGCCTTGTCCAACTCGGCCGGGGGCGAAGTGCAAAAGCCCCTGGCCACGGTGGTTATCGGCGGGCTAGTTACGGCCACGCTGCTGACTTTGCTGGTGCTGCCGGTGCTGTATTACCTGGAAGAAACCTGGACCGCCAACCGCCGCTCTACCCCGCCCGCGCCTTCCCGGTTGGGGCCGGCCGGCCCGGCGGGTATGGTGCTCTTGGCCATGCTGTTGCCTACGTGGGTCCAGGGCCAACCTCCGGCACGTTCGGGTGGGGAAACCCTGAACGCCACGCAGGCCATAACGGCGGCCCTGGCTGCCAGCGGCACGGTGCTAGGGGCCCAGCAGCAGCTCGCAGCCCGGCAGGCCGCCGTCCGGGCCGCCCGCGACATTGGCCGCACCACTATTCAGGGCAGCTACGGGCAGTACAACTCTATCCAGAACGACAACCAATTTACTATTAGCCAGCCCCTGGCCTGGCCGGGTTACTACCGGGCTCTTACCGAGTTGGCCCAAACCCAGGTAGGCACTCAGCAGCAGCAGCTGACCCTGGCCCGGGCCGAGCTGACGCGGCAGGTGCGCCAGCAGTACGAAACGGCCGTGCACGCCCGCCACCGCCTACGGGCCCTGCGCAGCCAGGACAGCCTGTACTCGGCCTTCGTGCGGGCCGCCGAGCTGCGTTTCCGCACCGGCGAAACAGCCCGGCTGGAAGTAGCCTCAGCCCTGGTGCAGCAGGGCGAAACTCGCCTGCGCCTGGCGCAAGCCCGCACCGAGTACCAAGTGGCCACCCGGCAGCTGCAAGCGTTGCTCCAACGAGCCGAACCCGTTGCTCTGGCCGACAGTACCTTAATCTTGCTGGCACCAAAGATTTTAGCCGCGCCCGGCGACACGACTGCCTTAGCCCACAGCCCGCTGTTACAGGTCGTGCAGCAGCAGATTGCCAGCGCCCAGGCCGAAACCCGAGCCGTGCAGGCCCAGGGCAAGCCCGGTTTGAGCGTAGGCTATTTCAATCAGTCCCTGATTGGCCCGCAAGTGGTGGATGGCGTCACGCGCCACTACGGGGCCACCGACCGGTTTCAGGGCGTGCAGGCCACGGTAGCGGTGCCCCTGGTGGCAGGGCCGCAAAAGGCCCGGGTGCAGGCGGCCCGTTTGCAGGAGCAGGTGGCCGTTACGGGTTTGCGCCGCTACCGGGCCGAGCTAGGTGGCCGCCTCGCAACCCTGCTCACCCAGCGCACCGAGCAGCAGCAACGCTTGGCGTTTTATGAGCAAACCGGCCTACCTCAGGCGGCCGTCATTACCCGCCTGGCCACCAAGGCATTCAAGGCCGGGGAAACGAACTACTCCGAGTATCTGCTCAGCCTGGACCGGGCCCTGCGCCTGCGCACCGATTACCTCGACGTCCTGCTCCAGCACAATCAAACCGTTATTGAACTCGACTTCCTGCTCAGCCCCGCCGAGTAA
- a CDS encoding Dps family protein, protein MTLHTQPSLLATPSDLDEAGRETVAAGLRRLVADLFALYVKTKNYHWHMSGRHFRDYHLLLDEQSQQILAAIDPVAERGRALGFATLRSVGEIAQLQRIADDDTPSVRAHDMLTTLAADNQVLAQGMRELHARCDEANDVATASILENYIDEAERRTWFLFETTREID, encoded by the coding sequence ATGACTCTGCATACGCAACCTTCCCTGCTGGCCACGCCCTCCGACCTCGACGAAGCAGGTCGCGAAACCGTCGCCGCGGGCCTGCGCCGCCTGGTGGCCGACCTGTTTGCCCTCTACGTCAAGACCAAGAACTACCACTGGCACATGAGCGGCCGGCACTTCCGCGACTACCACCTGCTACTCGACGAGCAAAGCCAGCAGATTCTGGCCGCCATTGACCCCGTAGCTGAGCGGGGCCGGGCCCTGGGTTTTGCCACGCTGCGCTCCGTCGGCGAAATAGCCCAGCTCCAGCGCATTGCGGATGATGACACGCCCAGCGTCCGGGCTCACGACATGCTGACCACGCTGGCCGCCGACAATCAGGTGCTGGCCCAGGGCATGCGGGAGCTGCACGCCCGCTGCGACGAGGCCAACGACGTAGCCACGGCCAGCATCCTGGAAAACTACATCGACGAGGCCGAGCGCCGCACCTGGTTCTTGTTTGAAACGACCCGGGAAATCGACTAG
- a CDS encoding amidohydrolase: MPAELILYNGRFHTVDARQPAATAVAIEAGRFVAVGDDAAVLALAGPNTVQIDVQRKRVIPGLNDSHIHLIRGGLNYNLELRWDGVPSLADALRLLAAQVARTPSPQWVRVVGGWTEQQFAEKRMPTLDELNAVAPDTPVFILHLYDRALLNRAALRAVGYTRDTPAPPGGQIQKDAHGEPTGLLLATPNAMILYSTLAKGPKLSLEYQLNSSRHFMRELNRFGITSVIDAGGGFQNFPDDYEVINQLHAQDQLTVRIAYNLFTQRPKQEYEDFESWTKSVKLYQGDDMYRHNGAGEMLVFSAADFEDFLQPRPDLPATMDAELERVVRLLVENRWPFRLHATYNESIGRFLDVFEKVNREVPFDGLPWLFDHAETIDERNIDRVKALGGGLAIQSRMAFQGEYFAERYGIEAAQHTPPVQRMLAAGVPVGAGSDATRVSSYNPWVALYWLTAGRTVGGMQLYPEHNRLSRETALELYTRGSAWFSNEQDKKGSITVGQLADLTVLDQDYFTVEEEVIKQIEAELTIVGGRIVYAKGGFGSFSPEPLPILPDWSPTALQNGYYPANPAYRVTANRPPAADSPEARAAQHQLLSRVHQCVGSCGVHGHRHEQARLSRVPVNNYTAFWGALGCSCFAF; the protein is encoded by the coding sequence ATGCCCGCCGAGCTGATTCTCTACAACGGCCGCTTCCACACCGTGGATGCCCGGCAGCCCGCGGCTACGGCCGTGGCCATCGAGGCGGGCCGCTTCGTGGCCGTCGGTGACGACGCGGCCGTGCTGGCCCTGGCCGGCCCCAACACGGTACAGATTGATGTGCAGCGCAAACGGGTCATTCCGGGCCTCAACGACTCCCACATTCACCTGATTCGGGGCGGGCTCAACTACAACCTGGAGCTGCGCTGGGATGGGGTGCCTTCCCTGGCCGATGCCCTGCGCCTGCTGGCCGCCCAGGTGGCCCGCACGCCTTCGCCCCAGTGGGTGCGGGTGGTGGGCGGCTGGACCGAGCAGCAGTTTGCCGAAAAGCGCATGCCCACGCTCGACGAGCTCAACGCCGTGGCCCCCGATACGCCGGTATTTATCCTGCACCTCTACGACCGGGCCCTGCTCAACCGCGCGGCGCTGCGGGCCGTGGGCTACACCCGCGACACGCCCGCCCCGCCCGGCGGCCAGATTCAGAAAGACGCCCATGGGGAGCCCACCGGCCTGCTGCTGGCCACGCCCAACGCCATGATTCTGTATTCGACCCTGGCCAAGGGACCCAAGCTCAGCCTGGAGTACCAGCTCAATTCCAGCCGGCACTTCATGCGCGAGTTGAACCGCTTCGGCATTACCAGCGTGATTGATGCGGGCGGCGGCTTTCAGAATTTCCCCGACGACTACGAGGTCATCAACCAGCTGCACGCCCAGGACCAGCTCACCGTGCGCATTGCCTACAACCTGTTTACCCAGCGCCCCAAGCAGGAATACGAGGACTTCGAGAGCTGGACTAAATCGGTGAAGCTCTACCAGGGCGACGATATGTACCGTCACAACGGGGCGGGGGAGATGCTCGTCTTTTCGGCTGCCGACTTCGAGGACTTCCTCCAGCCCCGGCCCGACTTGCCCGCCACCATGGACGCCGAGCTGGAGCGGGTGGTGCGCCTGCTGGTCGAGAACCGCTGGCCGTTTCGCCTGCACGCCACCTACAACGAGAGCATCGGCCGGTTTCTGGACGTGTTTGAGAAGGTCAACCGCGAGGTGCCTTTCGACGGGCTGCCCTGGCTGTTCGACCACGCCGAAACCATTGATGAGCGCAACATCGACCGGGTAAAAGCCCTGGGCGGCGGCCTGGCCATTCAGAGCCGCATGGCCTTCCAGGGCGAATATTTCGCCGAGCGCTACGGCATCGAAGCCGCCCAGCACACCCCGCCCGTGCAGCGCATGCTGGCCGCGGGCGTGCCCGTGGGCGCCGGCTCCGACGCTACCCGCGTGAGCAGCTACAACCCCTGGGTGGCTTTGTACTGGCTGACGGCCGGCCGCACCGTGGGCGGCATGCAGCTCTACCCCGAGCACAACCGCCTGAGCCGGGAAACGGCCCTGGAACTCTACACCCGCGGCAGCGCCTGGTTTTCCAACGAGCAGGACAAGAAAGGCAGCATCACGGTGGGCCAGCTCGCCGACCTCACCGTGCTCGACCAGGATTATTTCACCGTCGAGGAGGAAGTCATCAAGCAGATTGAGGCCGAGCTGACCATCGTGGGTGGCCGGATTGTGTACGCCAAGGGCGGCTTCGGCTCCTTCAGCCCCGAGCCTCTGCCCATCCTGCCTGACTGGTCGCCGACGGCTTTGCAGAACGGCTACTACCCGGCCAACCCTGCCTACCGCGTGACGGCCAACCGCCCACCCGCCGCCGATAGTCCGGAAGCCCGGGCCGCCCAGCACCAGCTGTTGAGCCGGGTACACCAGTGCGTGGGCAGCTGCGGCGTGCATGGCCACCGCCACGAGCAGGCCCGCCTGAGCCGGGTGCCGGTCAACAACTACACCGCTTTCTGGGGCGCGCTGGGCTGCTCCTGCTTTGCTTTTTAA
- a CDS encoding ring-cleaving dioxygenase, giving the protein MEHRILGLHHVTAIAGQAQRNHDFYTKVLGLRFLKKTVNFDDPGTYHFYFGDETGSAGTILTFFPWEHITPGRRGTGQATEIGYAVPAGSFDFWMRRFEQHGVTYNKPSEKFGEPYLTFLDPDGLKLELIVPKTPDARTPWTTTEVSAEVATRGFHTVTLTLANVQRTAEILTDVFGYQLVEQHVNRYRYATDAVPTANFIDLVEVPGEARSVTAGGSVHHIAFRVKDDAAELAIRQKLIEKGLQPTPQIDRDYFHSVYFREPGGVLFEIATENPGFTVDEPLAELGTGLKLPKQHEPLRARLEASLPPIV; this is encoded by the coding sequence ATGGAACACCGCATTCTGGGTTTGCACCACGTCACGGCCATTGCCGGCCAGGCCCAACGCAACCACGACTTCTACACCAAAGTACTGGGCCTGCGCTTTCTGAAGAAAACCGTCAATTTCGACGACCCCGGCACTTACCACTTCTACTTTGGCGACGAAACCGGCTCGGCTGGCACCATTCTCACCTTCTTTCCCTGGGAGCATATCACGCCCGGGCGGCGGGGCACCGGGCAGGCCACCGAAATCGGCTACGCGGTGCCCGCCGGCAGCTTCGACTTCTGGATGCGGCGCTTCGAGCAGCACGGGGTGACCTACAACAAGCCCAGCGAGAAATTCGGGGAGCCGTATCTGACGTTCCTCGACCCCGACGGACTGAAGCTGGAGTTGATTGTGCCCAAAACCCCCGATGCCCGCACGCCCTGGACGACGACCGAAGTAAGCGCCGAGGTAGCCACGCGCGGCTTTCACACCGTTACGCTCACGCTGGCCAACGTGCAGCGCACAGCCGAAATCCTGACCGACGTGTTTGGCTACCAGCTCGTGGAGCAGCACGTGAACCGCTACCGCTACGCCACCGACGCCGTGCCGACGGCCAACTTCATTGACCTGGTGGAAGTGCCCGGCGAGGCCCGCAGCGTAACGGCCGGCGGCTCGGTCCACCACATTGCCTTCCGGGTAAAAGACGACGCGGCCGAGCTGGCCATCCGCCAAAAGCTCATCGAGAAAGGCCTGCAGCCCACCCCGCAAATTGACCGGGACTATTTCCACTCGGTGTACTTCCGGGAGCCGGGCGGGGTGCTGTTCGAAATTGCCACCGAAAACCCGGGCTTCACCGTGGATGAGCCCCTGGCTGAGCTGGGCACCGGCCTGAAGCTGCCCAAGCAGCACGAGCCGCTGCGGGCCCGCCTGGAAGCCAGCCTGCCCCCAATTGTTTAA